Proteins from a single region of Theileria parva strain Muguga chromosome 1, complete sequence, whole genome shotgun sequence:
- the RPT5A gene encoding 26S proteasome regulatory subunit 6A-like protein, with amino-acid sequence MSTTEDSIDLSEVCVLSDADVRARINMIDAEVKILKSEHTRLKSQQKMIQERIKDNLEKIQLNKQLPYLVANVVELLDMDEEYEEEYGSAQNIESKPKGKSLVIKTSTRQTIYLPVIGLIPHTELKPGELVGVNKDSYLVLDKLPPEYDNRVKAMEVCEKPTEDYSDIGGLDKQIQELIEAIVLPITHKEKFEKIGIKPPKGILMHGPPGTGKTLLARACAAQTKATFLKLAGPQLVQMFIGDGAKMVRDAFNLAKEKAPTIIFIDEIDAIGTKRFDSELSGDREVQRTMLELLNQLDGFSTDDKVKVIAATNRPYTLDPALLRSGRLDRKIELPHPNEEARAHILQIHSRKMNVHKDTNYMELSRSTENFNGAQLKAVCIEAGMVALRRGATELDHEDFVEGIAMVQAKKKNPLNYLT; translated from the exons atgagtaCTACAGAGGATTCGATAGATTTATCAGAGGTTTGTGTGTTAAGTGACGCGGACGTAAGGGCGAGGATTAATATGATCGACGCAGAGGTGAAGATTCTCAAGAGCGAACACACGAGACTTAAATCGCAACAGAAAATGATCCAAGAACGAATCAAAGATAACTTAgaaaaaatacaattaaaCAAACAACTGCCCTACCTCGTAGCCAATGTTGTAGAG TTGTTGGATATGGACGAGGAATATGAAGAGGAATACGGATCCGCACAAAACATCGAATCTAAACCCAAAGGCAAATCACTCGTCATCAAAACCTCAACCAGACAA ACGATATATTTGCCTGTGATTGGTTTGATACCGCATACGGAGTTGAAGCCTGGCGAGTTGGTGGGCGTGAATAAGGACAGTTACTTGGTCCTGGACAAGTTACCGCCTGAGTATGATAACCGCGTCAAGGCCATGGAAGTCTGCGAAAAACCAACCGAAGACTACTCCGACATCGGAGGTCTCGATAAACAAATACAAGAACTCATCGAAGCCATTG TGTTACCAATAACGCATAAGGAGAAGTTTGAGAAAATCGGCATAAAGCCACCcaaag GAATACTAATGCATGGACCTCCTGGAACCGGTAAAACTCTTCTAGCCAGAGCTTGCGCAGctcag ACGAAGGCCACGTTTTTGAAGCTTGCGGGGCCGCAGTTGGTGCAAATGTTCATTGGCGACGGCGCTAAAATGGTCCGAGACGCCTTCAATCTTGCCAAAGAAAAAGCACCCACCATCATTTTCATAG ATGAGATAGATGCGATTGGTACGAAGAGATTTGACAGTGAGTTGAGTGGCGATCGTGAGGTGCAGAGGACGATGTTGGAGCTGTTGAACCAACTTGACGGGTTCAGTACTGACGATAAAGTTAAAGTTATTGCTGCCACTAACAGACCTTACACTCTGGATCCCGCACTACTCAGATCCGGCAGACTTGACCGCAAAATCGAACTACCACATCCCAACGAAG AGGCTAGAGCGCACATATTGCAGATACATTCGAGAAAGATGAATGTGCACAAGGATACAAATTACATGGAACTGTCCAGATCCACCGAAAACTTCAACGGAGCACAACTTAAA GCGGTATGTATAGAGGCTGGAATGGTGGCGTTGAGGAGAGGAGCTACGGAGTTGGATCACGAAGATTTTGTGGAAGGAATAGCAATGGTACAAGCGAAAAAGAAAAATCCACTCAATTATCTCAcctaa